One Manihot esculenta cultivar AM560-2 chromosome 18, M.esculenta_v8, whole genome shotgun sequence genomic window carries:
- the LOC110606088 gene encoding spermidine coumaroyl-CoA acyltransferase encodes MADHHNNTPFLLERKDVVFVKPAKPTLFEVLSLSSIDNDPNLELLCQSIYVYQAKPKPIFSNGNARHHDDVASKVNSQEADSSDPTHVIKDAISKVLVHYYPLAGKLKRESDGRLQLTCNGDGVPFLEATANCQLSSLNYLDGVDVEIAKQFVFDLPSKSEYGYHPLVFQLTKFSCGGFTIGMGLSHSVCDGFGASQFFRAMAEFASGKSEPTVKPVWERERLVGKAIQEPLPPIVDNAGLAKSPYLPTTDILHACFNVTSESIRRLKVNLMKELCEENEGKRESFTTLEVLGAYIWRSRFRAFNLNPDGKTILFLTIGIRHLLNPSLPVGYYGNAISSSIVELMGGDLNEGPLSGAIKLIKESKKLACNSDHVWSRINIIETLIEKKIKIEGGRGAVMVLTDWRQLGLLEEVDFGWKAAVNIIPVPWKMFGYVDLCIFLPPFSLDPSMKGGVRVLVSLPKAVMPKFKEEMDALLKLGDEEAHP; translated from the coding sequence ATGGCAGATCACCATAATAACACGCCTTTTCTTCTTGAAAGAAAGGATGTTGTGTTTGTTAAACCTGCAAAACCTACCCTCTTTGAAGTTCTTTCTTTATCTTCTATCGATAATGATCCAAACCTTGAACTTCTGTGCCAAAGCATTTATGTATACCAAGCAAAGCCAAAGCCCATTTTTTCTAATGGTAATGCTCGTCATCATGACGATGTTGCATCAAAGGTCAATTCTCAAGAAGCAGACTCATCAGACCCTACCCATGTGATTAAAGATGCCATTTCCAAAGTTTTAGTCCATTACTATCCTCTAGCTGGGAAGCTCAAGAGGGAGAGTGATGGTAGACTCCAATTGACCTGCAATGGAGATGGTGTGCCATTCTTGGAGGCAACTGCAAATTGCCAGCTTTCTTCTCTTAATTACTTGGACGGTGTTGATGTTGAAATTGCCAAACAATTTGTCTTTGACTTGCCATCAAAGAGTGAGTATGGTTATCACCCTCTAGTTTTTCAGCTGACAAAATTTTCATGTGGGGGTTTCACCATTGGAATGGGCTTATCACACTCAGTGTGTGATGGGTTCGGTGCATCTCAATTCTTCAGAGCCATGGCCGAGTTTGCAAGTGGAAAGAGTGAGCCTACAGTGAAACCCGTGTGGGAAAGAGAAAGACTGGTAGGAAAAGCTATTCAGGAACCTTTACCTCCAATAGTTGACAACGCTGGTTTAGCAAAATCACCATATTTGCCAACTACAGACATCTTGCATGCATGCTTTAACGTGACTAGTGAGAGCATAAGACGACTTAAAGTAAACCTAATGAAGGAATTATGTGAAGAGAATGAAGGAAAGAGAGAAAGTTTCACCACCCTTGAAGTGCTTGGTGCCTATATTTGGAGATCAAGGTTCAGAGCTTTCAATCTGAATCCAGATGGGAAGACAATCCTCTTCTTAACTATTGGGATAAGGCATCTCTTGAATCCATCTTTGCCAGTTGGGTATTATGGAAATGCTATTTCATCTTCAATTGTGGAGTTAATGGGAGGGGATCTCAATGAAGGACCACTCTCGGGAGCTATCAAACTCattaaagaaagcaagaaacttGCTTGTAATTCAGACCACGTTTGGAGTCGCATAAATATTATAGAGACATTAATAGAGAAGAAAATCAAGATTGAAGGTGGTAGAGGTGCAGTCATGGTATTGACAGATTGGAGGCAACTGGGTCTATTGGAGGAAGTGGATTTTGGATGGAAAGCTGCAGTGAACATAATTCCAGTGCCATGGAAGATGTTTGGTTATGTGGATCTGTGTATTTTCTTGCCTCCTTTCAGTTTGGATCCTTCAATGAAAGGTGGAGTTAGAGTTCTTGTTTCTCTCCCAAAAGCTGTCATGCCCAAGTTCAAGGAAGAAATGGATGCTCTTTTGAAGCTAGGAGACGAAGAGGCTCATCCCTAA